Genomic window (Drosophila ananassae strain 14024-0371.13 chromosome 3L, ASM1763931v2, whole genome shotgun sequence):
TTGGAATCAAGAATTTGGCCATAACCGAGCACTGCGAACATGGTCGAGAAGGCCTCGAATGCGTTTACGCTGGAAAAGCTCCGAAATCTGCAATGGCAAAAAGTATTTCATATGTTTTACGTAGAACCGGTTGTCTTCATGCTGCTCTTCTCGCACACACTTTCGGGTGAGTTGTGACCCACTCCATCGGAGTCCACCGTAACCAGGGACTAACCCACTCTCCGGACAGGTACTATCCAGCGCAACCAAGTCATCTATCAAACGTGTACCGTGATTTTCCACTACAACGAATCGGATTGCAAGCAGTTGGACTCGAAGAATGCCAGTTCTGAAATAAATGTGGGTTTTAAAAGGTTCTCTATCGAAGAGGATAGATCCTGAATACTTTTCTTTTATCCTTTTAAAGGCCATTGAAACGGAGGTTCAGCCCTATGTGGCTAATCTCTTTCTGACCAGAACTCTGCTGGAGAGCATCGTTCCGGCGTTCTGTGGACTTTTCATCGGATCCTGGTCGGATCACTATGGACGAAAGCCTCTCCTAACTGTGTCCATGATAGGTAAGCTTAGTCTTCTGACATAACTAGAAATAGTTAATGTCTATAGGTATTATTTTACAGCCATGAAGTTGGGTAATTTCCAATGCAATTGTGTAAACTTTACCTTTTGTGAGACttctgtttttttaaatttatggtTTCTCGGTCAGTTAACTTTTACGGACATACCTTTTAAATACCTTGGAATGTTTAACTTCAAATTAAGATTCTCCTAATTTTGGCAGGATTCTCATTGTCGTTTCTGATGATGGCTGCCATCTGTGAACTGTCCAGCTATTATGTCATCAATCCCTGGTGGTACATCCTGGCGGCAGTCCCCCACTCTCTCCTCGGAGGCAACTGCGTCTTTTCGGTGGCCGCCTTCTGCTTCATTTCGGATATTACGGATTGCAAGTCCCGGCCATACCGCATGATCTTTATGGAGTCACTATTCTTCATAGGCCTGACCAGCGGATCCTTGCTCTCCAGCTTCGTTTATGCCGCGGCTGGGTCGGCTGCCACCATAGGATTATCCGGATGTATAGTGACCTTTGCCACGATCTTTATCATATTCTTTGTTCCGGAGAGCCTGCACTTCCGACAGGCTCTGGAGGCCAAGAACGCAGCGCTGGCCAATGGCGGCAAGGATGGCAAGGAGAAGGATGTGCCAATAACTGCCTGCGATCTGCAACTGGATCGCGTGGCCATCGACTGTCCGCCCAATTTCATGGGCGACGAACAGCCGCAGAAGCCCAGCCCCTTGGAGAAGAACCGTGCGGTGTCCTGTGAGCTTCCCACTCCGGCCACGCCGGCGATGAGCTTCGACGAGGATCTGCTGGCCAAGTATGTGGAGCGGCTGCCCCAGAAGGCGGAGGAGAAGCAGCGCAAGCAGGCGGAGGAGCGGGTTGAAAAGGCCGGACTGTTCAGCACCGTTCACATCAAGGACATGATCAGCACCTGTTTCAAGCCGCGAGAGCACAATGCCAGGGCCATCATCTGGCTCGTCACGCTGGCCATGTTCCtgtccatttttgttttcggtgaGTGGCTGCAGCACgattgtttaattattttgtcaaTCCTATTCGAACATCACATTAGATGGCGTGATGACCGTCATGTATTTGTTTGTTCGCGAAAAATTCCATTGGACCGTGCGGGACTACACTTTCTTCGAGACAGTCAGCCATCTGGTGCCCATGATTGGAGCCCTAATTGGGTTCCTCATTCTCCGAAAGGTGAGTCCTTCGCAAGGGTAGAAGAAGTGCTTCAAaggatatatatttctatcaTTATCAGGTTTTCCGACTGTCGGTAGTAACTTTAGCCCTGTTGGCCTTCTTTTCGGAGATTGTTAAGAATCTTGCCAAGGGCTTCGCCACCATGCCCTGGCATATGTACCTCTCCGTGGCCCTGGGCGTCTTCCGGTCCATATCCGGACCCATGTGTCGCACAATTGTTTCGAATATAGTACCGCCCTCGGATCTGGGTGAGTATTACTTTACGAACGTAACAGCCAGCAgctgttttttattataagcAAGTAACAAATGGCAATGAAACCCTTTACTCTTTCTTGCAGGTAAAATTTTTTCCATCAAAAATGTTTTGCAGTCGTTCGCACCTTTCGGTGAGTGGAGCCAGAGCCAGTACCAGTgccatttaattatatttattgacCATTTTACCGCTAATTACAGTCGCCGCCCCCCTGTACACCTTTATATATAAACGGTCCCTTACCACCTACCCGGGTCTGTTCAACTTCGTCAGTTCGTTCCTGTACCTCTTGTCGTTCGTGTTCATCGGGTAAGTTTGAACCTTTTGGTTCCTCGGGGGAAAGCCGAGGAAAGCCCCCTCTCCAAATGCCCCAAATGCGCTAATTAAACGAGATCACACCTAATTCCCATCCCCTCGCCGACCAGGTGCGTCTTGCGCATCAAGTACAGGCACAAGCAGCACTACGCCAAGGTTCTCAAGTGAGACGGATTCGAAAAAGTGGCCAAATTAACATGTGATCGCCTGGAGCTAAGCTTAAATCGTTTACGAGCGGAGCGAATTTATAGAAAACGAGTCTTCCGGACTGCTACGGATCACCAGTCATTGGTTATGAATCGATTGTCTTTGACTTGTTTATTTATACGTATTTTAAAAGCCTAGTTCTTGTTAGCTGCCGTAAGATATTGTTAAGTTTGTATATTAAAATAGAACTTAGTTCTTCACCAAATGGAACTATACGAATTAACTAAAGATTAAGGGAGTTAGGTAAGCTTCAAGGACTCAATTAGTACCCCTACAAAGTCTATATCTTTGTTAGTATTTACCGGGTCCGggcgcggaataccttaaaagatttctaGAAAGATTTTCCATAAGTCTGCATCAAGATCTTGGGACAACATTTTtgatccctatttttcaaattttcctaGGGGATCCCCTTTAAAGCGGACCACCTTTATCGATTTCTAGaaagattctccataaatctgcatcacaatctggaaacaaaattttggatccctatttttcaaattttcctaGGGGACTCCCTTTAGAATGTGGGGAAACCGTGGAGTATGGAAATGTggccactgcgaaggctatatcttggccaattttcatccaaTCGTCCAGCgaaatacctcaaacgattgctggaaagattctccataaatctgcatcaaaatctgaaaacaaaattttggatccctatttttcaaattttcctaGGGGACTCCCTTTAGAATGTGGGGAAACCGTGGAGTATGGAAATGTggccactgcgaaggctatatcttggccaattttcatccaaTCGTCCAGCgaaatacctcaaacgattgctggaaagattctccataaatctgcatcaaaatctgaaaacaaaattttggatccctatttttcaaattttcctaGGGGACTCCCTTTAGAATGTGGGGAAACCGTGGAGTATGGAAATGTggccactgcgaaggctatatcttggccaattttcatccaaTCGTCCAGCgaaatacctcaaacgattgctggaaagattctccataaatctgcatcaaaatctgaaaacaaaattttggatccctatttttcaaattttcctaGGGGACTCCCTTTAGAATGTGGGGAAACCGTGGAGTATGGAAATGTggccactgcgaaggctatatcttggccaattttcatccaaTCGTCCAGCgaaatacctcaaacgattgctggaaagattctccataaatctgcatcaaaatctgaaaacaaaattttggatccctatttttcaaattttcctaGGGGACTCCCTTTAGAATGTGGGGAAACCGTGGAGTATGGAAATGTggccactgcgaaggctatatcttggccaattttcatccaaTCGTCCAGCgaaatacctcaaacgattgctggaaagattctccataaatctgcatcaaaatctgaaaacaaaattttggatccctatttttcaaattttcctaGGGGACTCCCTTTAGAATGTGGGGAAACCGTGGAGTATGGAAATGTggccactgcgaaggctatatcttggccaattttcatccaaTCGTCCAGCgaaatacctcaaacgattgctggaaagattctccataaatctgcatcaaaatct
Coding sequences:
- the LOC6495793 gene encoding uncharacterized protein LOC6495793, whose protein sequence is MVEKASNAFTLEKLRNLQWQKVFHMFYVEPVVFMLLFSHTLSGTIQRNQVIYQTCTVIFHYNESDCKQLDSKNASSEINAIETEVQPYVANLFLTRTLLESIVPAFCGLFIGSWSDHYGRKPLLTVSMIGFSLSFLMMAAICELSSYYVINPWWYILAAVPHSLLGGNCVFSVAAFCFISDITDCKSRPYRMIFMESLFFIGLTSGSLLSSFVYAAAGSAATIGLSGCIVTFATIFIIFFVPESLHFRQALEAKNAALANGGKDGKEKDVPITACDLQLDRVAIDCPPNFMGDEQPQKPSPLEKNRAVSCELPTPATPAMSFDEDLLAKYVERLPQKAEEKQRKQAEERVEKAGLFSTVHIKDMISTCFKPREHNARAIIWLVTLAMFLSIFVFDGVMTVMYLFVREKFHWTVRDYTFFETVSHLVPMIGALIGFLILRKVFRLSVVTLALLAFFSEIVKNLAKGFATMPWHMYLSVALGVFRSISGPMCRTIVSNIVPPSDLGKIFSIKNVLQSFAPFVAAPLYTFIYKRSLTTYPGLFNFVSSFLYLLSFVFIGCVLRIKYRHKQHYAKVLK